One stretch of Balneola sp. MJW-20 DNA includes these proteins:
- a CDS encoding F0F1 ATP synthase subunit alpha: MIKLDPDIIVKNVFNALRAKIEDSRDTGVREYGIVESLGEGIAQVKGLPGVECDELVEFSDGSAGLIYNLDKDEIGVILLGDERNIEAGEEVRRTHKTMGVPVGRSFIGRVIDPLGKPLDGKGNIKADEYYEIERPSPGILVRESVNEPLHTGIKIIDALIPIGRGQRELILGDRQTGKTAVAVDTIINQKNGDVICIYCAIGKQRAEVNRVIADLEKFGALEYSVIVSATCSTPAGIQYISPYAAMSLAEYFMEQGNDVLIIFDDLTWHARAYRELALLLRRPPGREAYPGDIFYIHARLLERSLNRKKEFGGGSITALPIIETQSQDMSAFIPTNLISITDGQIYLSPALFQKDILPAIDAGKSVSRVGGAAQQKVYRIFSGKLRLFYSQFEELESFSRFSSRLDDDTLKELERGKRVREVLKQRQFETMPLEDQIIVLCAVTYGLLQHIQLQHIESICNYLAGCDHSKLNLLKDQIRLKGELTEDETSDLESYLKLMITDYEERHPEQTVNV; this comes from the coding sequence ATGATTAAATTAGATCCTGATATTATCGTCAAAAATGTATTTAATGCACTCAGAGCTAAAATAGAAGATAGCAGGGATACAGGTGTGCGCGAATATGGGATTGTAGAGTCCTTGGGCGAAGGTATAGCGCAGGTTAAAGGACTGCCGGGAGTGGAGTGCGATGAGCTGGTTGAATTCAGCGATGGATCTGCAGGACTGATCTATAATCTGGATAAAGATGAGATTGGGGTGATATTGCTGGGAGATGAGCGAAATATCGAGGCAGGTGAGGAAGTAAGAAGAACGCACAAAACTATGGGTGTACCGGTAGGACGAAGTTTTATTGGAAGAGTGATCGATCCTTTAGGGAAGCCTCTGGATGGTAAAGGAAATATAAAAGCAGATGAATATTATGAAATTGAAAGACCTTCTCCGGGAATTTTAGTACGAGAATCAGTCAATGAACCGCTTCATACCGGTATTAAGATCATTGATGCTTTGATTCCTATAGGGCGTGGTCAGAGAGAATTGATACTCGGTGATCGCCAGACCGGTAAAACCGCTGTAGCAGTGGACACCATCATAAATCAAAAGAATGGAGATGTAATTTGTATATACTGTGCCATAGGAAAGCAGAGGGCTGAGGTGAATCGCGTTATCGCAGACCTTGAAAAGTTTGGTGCACTTGAATATAGCGTGATCGTTTCTGCAACATGCAGTACACCTGCCGGAATTCAGTATATATCTCCTTATGCTGCAATGAGTTTGGCTGAATACTTTATGGAGCAGGGAAATGATGTACTGATCATTTTTGATGATCTGACCTGGCATGCCAGGGCCTACAGAGAACTTGCACTATTATTAAGGAGGCCACCGGGCAGGGAAGCTTACCCCGGTGATATCTTTTATATTCATGCCCGGCTGCTGGAGAGATCTCTGAACCGGAAAAAAGAGTTTGGGGGTGGGAGTATCACTGCATTACCTATAATTGAGACACAATCACAGGATATGTCTGCTTTCATTCCAACCAATTTGATATCTATAACTGATGGCCAAATATACCTCTCACCAGCACTTTTCCAGAAGGATATTCTTCCGGCGATTGATGCGGGGAAGTCAGTTTCAAGGGTGGGTGGAGCTGCACAGCAAAAGGTTTACAGGATATTTTCGGGAAAGCTCCGTCTTTTCTATTCTCAGTTTGAAGAACTTGAATCTTTTTCCCGTTTCAGCTCAAGACTTGATGATGATACTCTTAAAGAGCTTGAGCGGGGGAAAAGAGTCAGGGAGGTATTGAAGCAGAGGCAGTTTGAGACTATGCCGCTGGAAGATCAGATCATAGTTCTTTGTGCTGTTACTTATGGTTTATTGCAGCATATACAACTTCAGCATATCGAAAGTATTTGCAATTATCTGGCCGGGTGTGATCATTCCAAGCTGAATCTTCTAAAAGATCAGATCAGGTTAAAGGGTGAACTAACAGAAGATGAAACTTCAGATCTGGAATCTTATCTGAAGCTGATGATAACGGATTATGAAGAACGACATCCGGAGCAAACAGTCAATGTTTGA
- a CDS encoding F0F1 ATP synthase subunit C gives MDSIGLIGMISIIVAGLTISIGSIAPALGEGRAVSKALSSIAQQPDETPSITRTLFVGLAMIESTAIYCFVIALIILFANPFWDFVKGVG, from the coding sequence ATGGATAGCATAGGATTAATTGGAATGATATCGATCATAGTAGCTGGTCTGACGATCTCGATCGGTTCGATAGCTCCCGCACTCGGTGAAGGAAGGGCTGTTTCAAAAGCTTTATCCTCCATTGCTCAGCAACCAGACGAAACGCCGAGTATAACCAGAACACTATTTGTAGGACTGGCAATGATAGAGTCAACTGCGATCTATTGCTTTGTGATCGCTCTAATCATTTTATTCGCGAATCCTTTCTGGGATTTCGTGAAAGGAGTCGGATAA
- a CDS encoding F0F1 ATP synthase subunit A, with protein sequence MELNIDDIIFWESGFFKVNATLLNSWVLIFSLCIGAIIINRKLQAGINIGRAQAMMEAFIVYVLEQIELETNIRPTRYLPFIATLFLYIVSANLLSVIPIFYSPTASLSTASALALCVFMAVPIFGITQTGFKNYMRKYIRPTPLMLPFNIIGELSRTLALAIRLFGNVMSGSLIIAILLSISPLFFPVIMQAFGILVGVIQAYVFSVLALVYIISAVSVQSDNVELQEVNHNQNPEDNNG encoded by the coding sequence ATGGAACTCAACATTGACGATATCATATTCTGGGAATCCGGCTTCTTTAAAGTCAATGCAACACTATTGAACTCATGGGTGCTCATTTTTTCTTTATGTATCGGAGCGATAATAATTAACAGGAAACTTCAGGCAGGAATTAATATCGGCAGGGCTCAGGCTATGATGGAGGCCTTTATTGTTTATGTACTGGAGCAGATTGAACTCGAAACTAATATACGGCCGACCCGGTATCTTCCATTTATCGCAACACTTTTTTTATATATAGTTTCGGCTAACCTGTTGAGTGTCATACCTATATTTTATTCACCTACAGCATCACTATCAACGGCATCCGCTCTTGCTTTGTGTGTATTTATGGCTGTTCCGATATTCGGGATCACTCAGACCGGTTTTAAGAATTACATGAGGAAGTATATACGGCCTACTCCTTTAATGCTCCCCTTTAATATCATCGGCGAGCTTTCCAGGACACTTGCTCTGGCAATACGCTTATTCGGTAATGTTATGTCCGGCAGCCTGATCATCGCGATACTTTTAAGTATCAGTCCCTTGTTCTTTCCGGTGATCATGCAGGCATTCGGAATATTGGTAGGAGTAATTCAGGCGTATGTATTCTCAGTATTGGCGCTGGTATACATAATTTCGGCGGTATCGGTACAATCTGATAATGTTGAATTACAAGAGGTAAATCATAATCAAAATCCGGAGGATAATAATGGATAG
- a CDS encoding ATP synthase subunit I, producing MELMLVVFSIISGLLTGLVYFGGLWYTVRILPSATIPHGVLILSMALRLSVALLAFFMLLKLNWSYLLIALLSFLLVRQVMIYIMDHSNMNTHKT from the coding sequence ATGGAATTAATGTTGGTCGTTTTCTCAATTATATCCGGCCTGTTAACCGGACTGGTTTATTTTGGAGGTCTATGGTATACCGTCCGTATCCTGCCTTCTGCAACCATACCCCACGGAGTATTGATACTGAGTATGGCATTGAGGCTCTCGGTAGCTTTGCTGGCGTTTTTTATGCTTCTGAAGCTGAACTGGTCTTATCTTCTGATCGCCTTATTATCATTTCTGCTCGTACGACAAGTAATGATTTATATAATGGATCATTCGAATATGAATACACATAAAACCTGA
- a CDS encoding AtpZ/AtpI family protein: protein MLKTENHKTEIADKVRRKSERRLRAKSENKKGLMFGLGMFGLVGWSVSVPAILGLMLGIWIDTAYPSAYSWTLMLLTAGIITGCLNAWYWVLKESGGR from the coding sequence ATGCTGAAAACGGAGAATCATAAAACTGAAATTGCGGATAAAGTGAGACGGAAGTCAGAACGAAGATTACGCGCAAAATCTGAGAATAAGAAAGGTCTTATGTTCGGGCTGGGGATGTTTGGATTAGTGGGGTGGTCTGTTTCAGTACCCGCCATCCTGGGGTTGATGCTGGGGATATGGATCGATACGGCCTATCCGTCTGCATACTCGTGGACATTGATGCTGCTTACCGCCGGAATAATTACAGGTTGCCTGAATGCATGGTACTGGGTCTTAAAAGAAAGTGGAGGTAGATAA
- a CDS encoding F0F1 ATP synthase subunit epsilon produces MKRYNKIRLRVSEPTGILLESEADKIIAESVEGYFCLKPNHVDMTTILDAGLVAYSNNGEESYLATDEGLLVKCGNEVNIAVLHAVPGNNLEMLHRVIRKRYKLDEMEENEAMVSFNKLEADLINRFLELQKESGGHF; encoded by the coding sequence ATGAAAAGGTATAATAAAATAAGGCTGAGAGTCTCAGAGCCAACCGGCATTTTGCTTGAGTCGGAAGCGGATAAGATTATAGCAGAATCTGTCGAGGGCTATTTCTGCTTAAAACCAAATCATGTGGATATGACCACTATTCTTGACGCTGGTTTAGTTGCTTATTCAAATAACGGAGAGGAGTCCTACCTGGCCACTGATGAAGGGCTTCTGGTGAAGTGCGGTAATGAGGTGAATATCGCGGTGCTCCATGCAGTGCCGGGTAATAACCTTGAAATGCTCCATAGGGTTATTCGTAAGCGATACAAGCTGGATGAAATGGAAGAAAACGAAGCTATGGTATCCTTTAATAAACTTGAAGCAGACCTGATTAACAGATTTTTGGAACTTCAGAAAGAATCAGGAGGTCATTTTTAA
- the atpD gene encoding F0F1 ATP synthase subunit beta produces the protein MRSNDHIKTDLRTDREHVAPNIGYIISVRGSVLDIYFPVNLPEINNMLVIPGDPKVVVEVRYQIDKHSIRGLSLSPVAGLKRGMEVYDTGAELKIKVSEDLLGRIFNVFGDTTDGLKSAVEGIEMSIYTKDFKAHKKDSSSSIQMTGIKAIDLLSPIERGGKAGLFGGAGVGKTVLIMELMRNMLKSHKGISLFCGVGERNREAVEMYKEIRRAGVLDHTILVFGQMNEPPGARARVAHTALTMAEYFRDHKRRDVLLLIDNIYRFVQAGSEVSGLMGKINSRLGYQPTLGSELAELEERICSTENGAITSVQAVYVPADDFNDPAVTHTFSHLSAFIVLSRERANQGLYPAIDLLKSGSKMLSMHIVGRRHYVIAQRVKEMLSQYSELKDIISMLGLEELSRDDRLVVNRARKLERFLTQPFGVTQQFTGVEGGPVSLEETINGCERIIAGDFDDLPERKLYMIGAIERDIYEKV, from the coding sequence ATGAGATCCAATGATCACATAAAAACAGACCTTAGAACTGACAGGGAGCATGTCGCTCCCAATATTGGGTATATCATATCGGTCAGAGGGAGTGTGCTGGATATTTATTTTCCGGTGAACCTTCCTGAAATTAATAATATGCTGGTTATTCCGGGGGATCCGAAAGTAGTCGTTGAAGTCAGGTATCAAATCGACAAACATAGCATTCGTGGCCTTTCTTTATCACCTGTAGCAGGCTTGAAAAGAGGAATGGAAGTGTATGATACCGGTGCCGAATTGAAGATCAAAGTCTCAGAGGATCTTCTTGGGCGAATTTTTAATGTGTTCGGTGATACTACAGACGGTCTAAAATCAGCAGTTGAGGGAATTGAAATGTCCATATATACTAAGGATTTCAAGGCTCATAAGAAGGATTCCTCAAGTAGTATTCAGATGACCGGGATAAAGGCGATTGATCTTCTCTCACCAATTGAGCGGGGAGGTAAAGCAGGCTTATTTGGAGGTGCAGGAGTAGGAAAGACCGTATTGATCATGGAGCTTATGAGAAATATGCTAAAGTCTCATAAAGGGATCAGTCTTTTTTGTGGTGTGGGAGAAAGAAACCGTGAAGCAGTGGAAATGTACAAAGAGATCAGGCGGGCCGGAGTACTGGATCATACCATTTTAGTATTTGGTCAGATGAATGAGCCACCTGGGGCTAGAGCGAGAGTAGCACATACAGCACTGACTATGGCAGAATATTTTCGTGATCATAAGCGAAGGGATGTATTATTGCTTATTGATAACATTTACCGCTTCGTTCAGGCGGGTTCTGAAGTATCCGGATTGATGGGAAAAATCAATTCCCGACTGGGTTATCAGCCTACACTGGGGAGTGAGCTGGCCGAACTGGAAGAACGAATATGCAGTACGGAAAATGGGGCTATTACATCCGTTCAGGCAGTATATGTTCCTGCTGATGATTTTAATGACCCGGCTGTTACGCACACCTTTTCTCATCTATCCGCATTCATTGTCTTGTCAAGAGAGAGAGCTAATCAGGGCTTATACCCGGCCATTGACCTTTTGAAATCAGGCTCTAAGATGTTGTCAATGCATATAGTAGGAAGAAGGCATTATGTTATAGCACAAAGAGTTAAGGAAATGTTATCACAATATAGTGAGCTAAAGGATATTATTTCGATGCTTGGCCTTGAAGAATTATCCAGGGACGACAGACTGGTTGTAAATCGAGCCAGAAAACTGGAGAGATTTTTGACACAGCCTTTTGGGGTAACTCAGCAATTCACTGGAGTGGAAGGAGGTCCGGTAAGTCTGGAAGAAACGATCAATGGATGTGAAAGGATCATTGCCGGGGACTTTGATGACCTGCCGGAAAGAAAGTTATATATGATCGGTGCGATCGAAAGAGATATCTATGAAAAGGTATAA
- the ppsA gene encoding phosphoenolpyruvate synthase yields MTDNINDHLRWYHSLGMEDTGIVGGKNASLGELIKNLSGLNINVPDGFATTAGAFRFFLEENELSEKISAEIERYRNDNDLLKESGYKIRELILHGIFPTSIANSITGAYELLCKENGASDLPVAVRSSATAEDLPGASFAGLHDTFLNVRGKGQLLEMCKRCYASLFTDRAIIYREQKGFEHMEISLSVGIQRMISAENSGSGVMFTLDTESGFPNVILINAAWGLGENIVQGTVNPDQYLVFKPLLGNTKVKPILEKDMGSKQQKMIYASENNKRTRNIPTTYEEQNSFVLNDEEILQLSSWAKNIEDHYQRPMDIEWVKDDRSGELYIVQARPETIHASENVSVFKSYTLNKGGDKPILKGINIGSSIATGIVKKVSHINELKDLPKNTIIVTEMTEPDWVPILRKVNGIITNSGGRTCHAAIISRELGIPAIVGTTTATTELKDGMEITISCAGGDEGLIYSGILDYEVTSVDLSDLPDPETSVMINLASPETAFNWWRLPVDGIGLARMEFIISNHIKIHPMALIDFDRVKNEKDREYIRKATKQYQHKTEFFIEKLREGISRIAASQYPKPVIVRTSDFKTNEYSGLIGGKEFEPEEDNPMIGWRGASRYYSPDYTEGFSLECEAIRQVRDIVGLDNVIVMIPFCRTLNEAKNVKKVMAEYGLGRGVNGLQIYMMCEIPSNVILAEEFSQHFDGMSIGSNDLTQLILGVDRDSVILDYLFDENDKAVKKAITDVIKKAHFKVCPVGFCGQAPSDDPNYAAFLVKSGIDSLSVNPDCVVDVIKSVYEVEQSMLAKHQDLIHEIQ; encoded by the coding sequence ATGACAGACAACATTAATGATCATTTAAGGTGGTATCATTCTCTGGGTATGGAAGATACCGGAATAGTAGGAGGTAAAAATGCCTCCTTAGGGGAACTCATCAAAAATCTTTCCGGACTGAACATTAATGTTCCGGATGGATTTGCCACTACCGCCGGCGCATTCCGGTTTTTCCTGGAAGAAAATGAGTTATCTGAAAAGATTTCAGCCGAAATTGAACGGTATAGAAACGATAATGATCTGCTCAAAGAATCCGGGTATAAAATAAGAGAGCTCATCCTGCATGGTATTTTTCCCACATCGATCGCAAATTCTATAACCGGTGCCTACGAACTTTTATGTAAAGAGAACGGAGCATCAGATCTGCCAGTAGCAGTGAGGAGCAGTGCAACCGCGGAAGATCTTCCCGGGGCCAGCTTTGCAGGACTCCATGACACTTTTCTGAATGTTCGGGGTAAAGGGCAGCTGCTTGAAATGTGTAAACGCTGCTATGCATCACTTTTTACAGATCGGGCGATCATTTACAGAGAGCAAAAAGGTTTTGAACATATGGAGATCAGCCTTTCGGTAGGTATACAGAGAATGATAAGCGCTGAAAATTCCGGTTCCGGAGTAATGTTCACCCTTGATACAGAATCAGGCTTTCCAAATGTGATCCTGATCAATGCTGCCTGGGGACTGGGAGAAAATATAGTTCAGGGTACGGTAAACCCTGATCAGTATTTAGTCTTTAAACCACTGCTGGGAAACACTAAGGTTAAACCAATTTTGGAAAAAGACATGGGGTCTAAGCAGCAGAAAATGATCTATGCATCAGAAAACAATAAGAGAACCAGAAATATACCGACAACCTATGAAGAGCAAAATAGTTTTGTATTGAATGATGAGGAAATACTTCAGCTTTCATCATGGGCAAAAAATATTGAAGACCATTATCAAAGACCCATGGATATCGAATGGGTCAAGGATGATAGGAGTGGGGAACTTTATATTGTTCAGGCCCGGCCGGAAACCATCCATGCTTCTGAGAATGTTTCAGTTTTCAAGTCATATACACTGAATAAAGGAGGAGATAAGCCGATATTAAAAGGGATAAATATAGGTAGTTCAATTGCTACAGGAATTGTAAAGAAAGTATCTCATATCAATGAGTTAAAAGATTTACCTAAAAATACGATCATAGTAACTGAGATGACAGAACCAGATTGGGTTCCGATTCTTAGAAAAGTAAATGGGATAATTACCAATTCCGGTGGCAGAACCTGCCACGCAGCTATCATTTCACGTGAGCTGGGGATACCTGCGATCGTTGGAACAACAACGGCGACCACTGAGCTGAAGGATGGAATGGAAATCACGATCAGTTGTGCAGGAGGCGATGAGGGACTGATCTATAGCGGAATTCTGGACTACGAAGTTACCTCTGTTGACCTGAGTGATCTGCCTGATCCTGAAACTTCTGTCATGATTAACCTGGCCTCACCTGAAACCGCATTTAATTGGTGGAGACTTCCGGTTGATGGCATCGGGCTTGCAAGAATGGAATTTATTATCAGTAATCATATAAAAATCCACCCGATGGCTCTGATTGACTTTGACCGAGTTAAAAATGAAAAAGACCGGGAGTACATTCGAAAAGCCACTAAGCAATATCAGCATAAAACAGAGTTCTTCATTGAAAAGCTTAGAGAGGGCATTTCGCGGATCGCCGCTTCACAGTACCCGAAACCGGTTATTGTAAGAACCAGTGATTTTAAGACCAATGAGTATTCAGGTTTAATAGGAGGTAAGGAATTTGAACCTGAGGAAGATAATCCAATGATCGGTTGGAGAGGTGCCTCAAGGTATTATTCACCTGATTATACCGAAGGGTTCTCTTTGGAGTGTGAAGCTATTAGACAGGTTCGGGACATTGTAGGGCTGGATAATGTGATCGTGATGATACCCTTTTGCCGGACACTGAATGAAGCAAAAAATGTCAAAAAAGTGATGGCTGAATATGGACTTGGCAGGGGTGTCAATGGCCTTCAGATTTACATGATGTGTGAAATACCTTCGAACGTAATACTGGCGGAGGAGTTTTCACAGCACTTTGACGGTATGTCTATAGGATCAAATGATCTGACTCAACTAATACTTGGCGTCGACCGTGATTCTGTTATACTGGATTACTTATTTGATGAAAATGATAAAGCAGTAAAGAAGGCAATTACTGATGTAATCAAAAAAGCTCATTTTAAAGTATGTCCGGTAGGTTTTTGTGGACAGGCGCCGAGTGATGACCCGAATTACGCAGCATTTCTTGTTAAATCAGGGATAGATTCATTATCCGTTAATCCTGATTGCGTGGTAGACGTGATCAAATCAGTCTATGAAGTTGAACAGTCCATGTTAGCGAAGCATCAGGACCTAATCCATGAGATCCAATGA
- a CDS encoding SDR family oxidoreductase has translation MKDKVALITGGAAGIGRATAIRFAEEGTRVVICDIDNSGLKETEELIKKMGAEVLSLKGSISDSTDVQKIIKETINKFGRLDYACNNAGIEGASAYTADYEEQDWDRVLNINLRGQWLCMKYELPEIIKSGGAIVNVSSILGRVGFAGAPAYTAAKHGLIGLTEAAALEYAEQGVRINAVCPGFIDTPMLERAGITTDKDIMDGIIAMHPIGRLGRSKEIAEAVIWLCSEKSSFVTGHSLLVDGGYVIR, from the coding sequence ATGAAGGACAAGGTAGCACTGATAACAGGCGGAGCAGCAGGAATTGGAAGAGCTACAGCTATTCGGTTTGCTGAGGAAGGCACCAGGGTAGTAATTTGCGACATTGACAATAGTGGGCTGAAAGAAACTGAGGAGCTGATCAAAAAAATGGGTGCAGAAGTGCTATCGCTTAAGGGAAGTATTTCTGATTCAACAGATGTTCAAAAGATCATAAAAGAGACCATTAATAAGTTCGGGAGACTTGATTACGCATGTAATAATGCCGGAATTGAAGGGGCCAGCGCATATACTGCAGACTATGAAGAACAAGATTGGGATCGGGTCCTGAATATTAATCTCAGAGGGCAATGGTTGTGCATGAAATATGAACTTCCGGAGATAATCAAATCCGGAGGTGCGATCGTAAATGTTTCTTCCATTTTGGGTAGAGTTGGATTTGCAGGAGCTCCCGCATATACCGCTGCAAAACACGGACTAATTGGCTTAACGGAGGCTGCAGCACTTGAATATGCAGAACAAGGAGTCAGGATCAATGCTGTATGTCCCGGATTTATCGACACGCCAATGCTCGAGAGAGCAGGGATCACAACTGATAAAGATATAATGGACGGTATAATAGCTATGCACCCAATCGGACGTCTTGGCAGATCGAAAGAGATCGCAGAAGCAGTCATCTGGTTATGTTCTGAGAAATCTTCATTTGTAACCGGTCATTCTTTATTGGTGGACGGTGGTTATGTAATCCGATAA
- a CDS encoding Hsp20/alpha crystallin family protein, with translation MKTLTNKTDLSPLEMIRRDMDRMFDDMTPFSKIKFGNGGFGADLWAPETDLIELDEAYKLTVDLPGLNKNDVEVSYKDHRLVISGERKEETDEKKNGFIRKERYTGTFTRAFTLPSAIKEDQIKASFKNGVLTVMAPKAEVKKPKLINID, from the coding sequence ATGAAAACACTAACGAATAAAACAGATCTCTCACCTCTGGAAATGATACGCAGAGATATGGATAGAATGTTTGACGACATGACCCCATTCTCAAAGATCAAATTCGGTAATGGTGGATTCGGAGCCGATCTATGGGCTCCAGAAACAGATCTGATCGAATTGGATGAAGCTTATAAGCTAACTGTTGATTTACCAGGACTCAATAAAAATGATGTTGAAGTGAGTTACAAAGATCATCGGTTAGTTATAAGCGGGGAAAGGAAAGAAGAGACCGACGAGAAAAAGAACGGTTTCATCAGAAAAGAAAGGTATACGGGTACATTTACTCGCGCATTCACGTTGCCATCAGCAATAAAAGAAGATCAGATCAAAGCTTCTTTCAAAAACGGGGTACTTACAGTGATGGCGCCAAAAGCCGAGGTTAAGAAGCCGAAGTTAATAAATATCGACTAA